From one Camelus dromedarius isolate mCamDro1 chromosome 32, mCamDro1.pat, whole genome shotgun sequence genomic stretch:
- the ZNF24 gene encoding zinc finger protein 24 isoform X2: MSVQSVEEDSILIIPTPDEEEKILRVKLEEDPDGEEGSSIPWNHLPDPEVFRQRFRQFGYQDSPGPREAVSQLRELCRLWLRPETHTKEQILELVVLEQFVAILPKELQTWVREHHPENGEEAVTVLEDLESELDDPGQPVSLRRRKREVLVEEIVSQEEAQGLPSSELDAVESQLKWASWELHSLRHCVGV; encoded by the exons ATGTCTGTACAGTCAGTGGAAGAAGATTCAATacttatcatcccaactccagaTGAGGAGGAAAAAATTCTGAGAGTGAAGTTGGAGGAGGATCCTGATGGCGAAGAGGGGTCAAGTATCCCCTGGAACCACCTCCCTGACCCGGAGGTTTTCCGACAGCGATTCAGGCAGTTTGGATACCAAGATTCACCTGGGCCCCGTGAAGCTGTGAGCCAGCTTCGAGAACTTTGCCGTCTATGGCTCAGGccagagacacacacaaaagaacaaatcttGGAGCTGGTAGTACTGGAGCAGTTTGTTGCCATCCTACCCAAGGAGCTACAGACTTGGGTTCGAGAGCATCATCCAGAGAATGGAGAGGAGGCAGTGACGGTGCTGGAAGATTTAGAGAGTGAACTAGATGACCCTGGACAGCCG GTTTCTCTTCGTCGACGAAAACGGGAAGTGCTAGTAGAGGAGATAGTATCTCAAGAAGAAGCGCAGGGATTGCCAAGTTCTGAGCTCGATGCCGTGGAGAGCCAGCTCAAGTGGGCATCCTGGGAGCTCCATTCCCTGAGGCACTGTG